The Vidua chalybeata isolate OUT-0048 chromosome 6, bVidCha1 merged haplotype, whole genome shotgun sequence genome has a segment encoding these proteins:
- the ANKRD9 gene encoding ankyrin repeat domain-containing protein 9 — translation MPWSVRWVGGCGAQSQKQCKKSSFAFYQAVRDLLPVWFLEDMRTMEAFHWEDGGKVSVYSPSEALLYALVHDHQPYARHLLTKFPQSALAVPSQSFSCCQSAPHLAMAVRYNRVRVLFRILKALQALPPSDRAAHLDRQGCSRVEGGKTALHMACELVRPECLLLLLGHGAAPCLQDSAGNTPLDTLLQQISHMPAANMRAKLLCLDCLFFFVPQDLKFAMKQQLLDNRQQWQDLLGENRFQCLVGLAPPSLFVRAMRVLIRTISPEHFPEALDNLPLPHFLKPLDLKLES, via the coding sequence ATGCCCTGGAGCGTCCGCTGGGTCGGCGGCTGCGGCGCCCAGTCCCAGAAGCAGTGCAAGAAATCCTCCTTCGCCTTCTACCAGGCGGTGAGGGACCTGCTGCCCGTCTGGTTCCTGGAGGACATGCGGACCATGGAGGCCTTCCACTGGGAGGACGGGGGCAAGGTGAGCGTGTACTCGCCCTCGGAGGCGCTGCTCTACGCGCTGGTGCACGACCACCAGCCCTACGCCCGGCACCTGCTCACTAAGTTCCCCCAGAGCGCCCTGGCCGTGCCCAGCCAaagcttcagctgctgccagtcAGCCCCGCACCTGGCCATGGCCGTCCGCTACAACCGCGTCCGGGTGCTCTTCCGAATCCTCAAGGCCCTCCAAGCCTTGCCCCCGAGTGACAGAGCCGCCCACCTGGACCGCCAGGGCTGCAGCCGCGTGGAGGGCGGCAAGACAGCCTTGCACATGGCCTGCGAACTGGTGCGGCCCGAGtgtctgctcctgctgctggggcacgGCGCGGCgccctgcctgcaggacagTGCTGGGAACACCCCCCTCGacaccctgctgcagcagatcTCCCACATGCCGGCAGCTAACATGCGTGCCAAGCTCCTCTGCCTCGACTGCCTCTTCTTCTTCGTGCCTCAGGACCTCAAGTTTGCAATGAAACAGCAACTGTTGGACAACCGGCAGCAGTGGCAGGACCTCCTGGGAGAGAACAGGTTCCAGTGCCTGGTGGGCTTAGCTCCCCCATCACTGTTTGTCAGAGCCATGCGTGTCTTGATCAGGACCATTTCACCTGAGCACTTCCCAGAGGCTCTGGATAATCTGCCTCTGCCTCATTTTCTAAAGCCTTTGGACTTGAAACTGGAGAGCTAG